One Cicer arietinum cultivar CDC Frontier isolate Library 1 chromosome 8, Cicar.CDCFrontier_v2.0, whole genome shotgun sequence DNA segment encodes these proteins:
- the LOC101495841 gene encoding glucan endo-1,3-beta-glucosidase 13, with translation MNMGWLYHLVLIFSLSLTVFGEQTIELLNLCETSQDIAKASSQNELPIAVSLNNEDLNEVSSNILSAETWLRSNVFPFYPSSKITNIVGKTSAFCQQNNNLIVVLSALKNLYHSLTRWGLEKNIKVSIAFHLHCFTLNSPTQTHDFKLLKHMTHFLQTVNSTISLIPPHSDFSDKNLNLVTTHLESMKKFGFFNLNNIINVVSNVPKEGKKTITRKLSVTTIPIRPTPFPEIAEPPLDFPVGYPIPSNFPTTKPLPPLAQVVSSPPPIFSPNFAPQNPPNPHFVSPASSPHYGFNYPPCNPRDSDSPSPQIVPVQKLWCVAKPSVPEETLQQALDYACGEGGADCLEITTPEGNCYYPDTLVSHASYAFNSYWQKHKINGGTCNFGGTAMLINSDPSFLHCRFILS, from the exons GTGAAACAAGCCAAGACATTGCAAAAGCCTCATCACAAAATGAGCTTCCTATAGCTGTTTCTTTGAACAATGAAGACCTAAATGAGGTCTCTAGCAACATTTTATCAGCTGAAACTTGGCTTAGGTCCAATGTTTTCCCATTTTACCCTTCATCCAAAATCACCAACATTGTTGGAAAAACCTCAGCTTTCTGCCAACAAAACAACAACCTCATTGTTGTTCTATCTGCTTTGAAAAATCTCTATCACTCACTCACAAGATGGGGTTtggaaaaaaacataaaagtttCCATTGCTTTTCATTTACACTGTTTCACACTAAACTCACCTACTCAAACACATGATTTCAAATTGCTCAAACATATGACCCATTTTCTCCAAACAGTAAACTCCACAATCTCTCTCATCCCACCACATTCAGATTTCTCAGATAAAAATTTGAACTTGGTCACTACCCATTTAGAATCCATGAAAAAGTTTGGATTTTTCAACCTCAACAACATAATAAATGTTGTTTCCAATGTCCCAAAAGAGGGAAAAAAAACTATAACTAGAAAACTTTCAGTTACCACAATCCCAATTAGACCAACCCCATTTCCTGAAATTGCTGAACCCCCTTTGGATTTTCCTGTTGGCTATCCTATTCCTTCAAATTTTCCCACAACAAAACCTTTACCTCCTTTAGCTCAAGTAGTTTCTTCACCACCACCAATTTTTTCTCCCAATTTTGCCCCTCAAAATCCACCAAACCCACATTTTGTTTCTCCAGCTAGTTCTCCTCACTATGGTTTCAATTATCCACCTTGCAATCCAAGAGATAGTGATTCACCTTCACCACAAATTGTTCCTGTTCAAAAACTTTGGTGTGTTGCAAAGCCTAGTGTTCCTGAAGAAACACTTCAACAAGCTTTGGATTATGCTTGTGGAGAAGGTGGTGCTGATTGTTTGGAAATTACTACTCCTGAAGGGAATTGTTATTACCCTGATACATTGGTTTCTCATGCTTCTTATGCTTTCAATAGTTACTGGCAGAAGCATAAGATAAATGGTGGAACTTGTAACTTTGGTGGAACTGCTATGTTGATTAATTCTGATccaa GTTTCCTTCACTGTAGGTTTATTCTGAGCTAG
- the LOC101496166 gene encoding phototropic-responsive NPH3 family protein NPY4-like, whose translation MKFMKLGSKPDSFQTDGDNVRYVATELASDIVINVGDVKFYLHKFPLLSKSLRLQKLVSNTNEENDEVHIHDIPGGPVAFEICAKFCYGMVVTLNAYNVVAARCAAEYLEMYETVEKGNLIYKIEVFLNSSIFRSWKDSIIVLQTTKSLLPLSEELKVVSHCIESIATKASMDTSRVEWSYTYNRKKLPSENGNDPHWNGVRKQLMVPKDWWVEDLCELQLDLYKRVMSTIMSNGNVSGAVVGEALSAYASRRLSGFNKGVIQSGDIVKNRLILETIVGLLPADMGSGSCGFSLKLLKVAIQLECDEPVKFELMRRIGQRLEEATVADLLICAPIGETTYDVETVQKLVEMFIAHEQNSLLEDELQEIRSPKMVSNSSSKIKVAKLVDGYLTEIARDPNLPLPNFVSMTDLVSSFPRQSHDGLYRAIDMYLKEHPGISKSERKRICRLMDCRKLSAEACMHAVQNERLPLRVVVQVLFFEQLRATTTSSSGGTSTPDLPESIRALHPGGSHGSSRSTTTNTEEEWDTVATAEDIKVLKGELAALKLSSGGSSDRNSNSNDGSKGNAEKVAANKMKGFLMSKKIFSKIWSNKEKNGEITSSDTSESPASTVVEETKSTPSRSRRHSVS comes from the exons ATGAAGTTTATGAAACTTGGATCTAAGCCTGATTCTTTTCAAACTGATGGAGATAATGTCAG GTATGTGGCAACTGAGCTGGCATCTGACATAGTCATTAACGTCGGGGACGTAAAATTTTATCTGCATAAG TTTCCACTTTTGTCGAAAAGTTTACGCTTGCAAAAGTTGGTTTCGAACACAAACGAGGAGAACGATGAAGTTCATATCCACGACATTCCTGGAGGACCTGTTGCTTTTGAAATATGTGCCAAGTTCTGTTACGGTATGGTGGTCACTCTAAATGCATACAATGTGGTTGCAGCTCGCTGTGCAGCAGAGTATCTTGAGATGTACGAAACTGTTGAAAAGGGAAATCTTATCTACAAGATTGAAGTTTTCCTCAACTCCAGCATTTTCAGGAGCTGGAAAGACTCGATTATCGTTCTACAAACAACCAAATCTCTTCTTCCATTGTCAGAGGAACTTAAGGTGGTGAGCCATTGTATTGAATCCATAGCTACCAAGGCTTCGATGGATACATCGAGGGTGGAGTGGTCATACACATATAACAGGAAAAAACTCCCATCCGAAAATGGGAACGATCCGCATTGGAATGGTGTGAGGAAACAACTAATGGTTCCGAAGGACTGGTGGGTGGAAGACCTTTGTGAGCTTCAACTCGATCTCTATAAGCGAGTCATGTCTACGATAATGAGCAACGGAAACGTTTCTGGTGCAGTAGTTGGAGAAGCTCTTAGTGCCTATGCCTCAAGAAGGTTGTCTGGCTTCAACAAAGGTGTTATCCAGAGCGGTGACATTGTAAAGAATAGATTAATATTGGAGACCATTGTCGGTCTATTGCCAGCGGATATGGGAAGTGGCTCTTGTGGTTTTTCGCTTAAGTTATTAAAAGTGGCTATTCAATTGGAATGTGATGAGCCGGTGAAATTTGAACTGATGAGGAGAATAGGCCAGCGTCTTGAGGAGGCAACAGTGGCTGATCTTTTGATTTGTGCACCAATTGGCGAAACAACTTACGATGTTGAAACTGTGCAGAAGCTAGTTGAAATGTTTATAGCACATGAACAGAATTCTCTGTTGGAAGATGAATTGCAGGAGATCAGAAGTCCCAAGATGGTATCAAATTCTTCTAGCAAGATAAAGGTTGCAAAGCTGGTTGATGGCTACCTTACCGAGATTGCTCGTGATCCTAATTTGCCTCTTCCAAATTTTGTTAGTATGACCGACTTGGTATCGAGCTTTCCTAGACAGTCTCATGATGGCCTTTATCGTGCCATCGACATGTATTTAAAG GAACATCCAGGAATCAGCAAAAGCGAGAGGAAGAGAATATGCCGGTTGATGGACTGTAGGAAGCTGTCTGCAGAAGCTTGCATGCATGCAGTGCAGAACGAGCGGCTTCCTTTACGTGTCGTTGTGCAGGTTCTCTTTTTCGAGCAATTAAGAGCTACAACAACATCATCGTCAGGAGGCACCAGCACTCCTGATCTTCCTGAGTCTATCAGGGCGTTGCATCCGGGTGGATCTCACGGTAGCTCAAGGTCAACTACCACCAACACAGAAGAGGAATGGGATACTGTTGCAACAGCAGAAGATATAAAAGTTCTTAAAGGTGAACTTGCCGCACTAAAATTATCGAGTGGAGGTAGTAGTGACAGAAACAGCAACAGCAATGATGGCTCTAAAGGCAATGCAGAAAAAGTTGCTGCTAACAAAATGAAAGGTTTCCTCATGTCAAAGAAAATATTCTCCAAGATTTGGTCGAACAAAGAAAAAAACGGAGAGATTACTAGCTCTGATACGTCGGAAAGCCCTGCTTCGACCGTTGTTGAGGAGACAAAGTCTACACCATCTAGAAGTAGGAGACATTCAGTAtcttaa
- the LOC101496495 gene encoding probable N-acetyltransferase HLS1 isoform X2 produces MVDESLTVIVREFDVNKDRERVEAVEMSCEVGPNHKLSLFTNMFGDPICRVAEIGEEIVGMIRGCIKTVTCGKKLSRKSKQYNITTHTNQIPIYTKLAYILGLRVSPNQRRMGIGLKLVNEIEAWFRKNGAEYSYMATENDNLASVKLFTDKCGYSKFRTPSILVNPVYAHKIKVSPNVTVIPLTPSEAVILYRNRFSTTEFFPRDIDSVLKNKLSIGTFLAVPSGSYSTESWPGLYKFLLGPPYSWAVLSVWNSKEVFTLQVRGASRVKRALAKTSRVLDRALPWLNLPSIPDLFSPFGFHFLYGLGGEGPKSVKMIKALCGFAHNMALERGCAVVATEVASCEPLRFGIPHWKMLSCAEDLWCIKRLVEDYSDGSVGDWTKSVSEFSIFVDPREI; encoded by the exons ATGGTTGATGAATCACTAACAGTAATTGTGAGAGAGTTTGATGTTAATAAAGACAGAGAAAGAGTAGAAGCAGTTGAAATGTCATGTGAGGTTGGACCCAATCATAAACTTTCTCTCTTCACCAACATGTTTGGTGACCCGATTTGCAGG GTAGCTGAAATTGGCGAAGAGATAGTGGGAATGATAAGAGGATGCATCAAAACCGTTACATGCGGTAAAAAGCTCTCaagaaaatcaaaacaataCAACATCACCACTCACACTAATCAAATTCCAATATACACCAAACTCGCTTACATATTAGGCCTTCGCGTTTCTCCTAATCAAAG GAGAATGGGAATAGGGTTGAAGCTTGTGAACGAAATCGAAGCTTGGTTTAGAAAAAATGGTGCTGAATATTCTTACATGGCAACGGAAAACGATAATTTAGCGTCCGTTAAACTTTTCACCGACAAATGTGGTTATTCAAAGTTCCGTACACCGTCAATTCTTGTCAACCCAGTTTACGCTCATAAAATAAAGGTTTCACCTAACGTCACTGTCATTCCGTTAACTCCTTCGGAGGCCGTTATTCTTTACCGTAACCGTTTCTCCACCACGGAGTTTTTCCCTCGGGACATTGACTCCGTTCTTAAAAACAAACTCAGTATCGGGACTTTCCTTGCCGTACCAAGTGGATCCTACAGTACCGAATCGTGGCCTGGCCTATATAAGTTTCTTTTGGGCCCACCATATTCCTGGGCCGTCTTAAGCGTTTGGAATTCTAAAGAGGTTTTCACGCTCCAGGTTCGTGGCGCGTCGCGCGTGAAGCGCGCTCTTGCAAAAACAAGCCGTGTTTTGGACCGGGCCTTGCCGTGGTTGAACTTACCGTCGATTCCGGATTTGTTTAGTCCGTTTGGGTTTCATTTTTTGTATGGGCTTGGTGGTGAAGGACCAAAATCGGTTAAGATGATTAAGGCCCTTTGTGGGTTTGCGCATAATATGGCTTTGGAACGTGGGTGTGCAGTGGTGGCTACTGAAGTTGCTTCGTGCGAACCACTTAGGTTTGGAATACCACACTGGAAAATGCTATCTTGCGCCGAggatttatggtgtattaagaGGCTTGTTGAGGATTATAGTGATGGTTCTGTTGGTGATTGGACTAAGTCTGTTTCTGAATTCTCCATTTTTGTGGATCCCagagaaatttaa
- the LOC101496495 gene encoding probable N-acetyltransferase HLS1 isoform X1 — translation MVDESLTVIVREFDVNKDRERVEAVEMSCEVGPNHKLSLFTNMFGDPICRVRHSPSFLMLVAEIGEEIVGMIRGCIKTVTCGKKLSRKSKQYNITTHTNQIPIYTKLAYILGLRVSPNQRRMGIGLKLVNEIEAWFRKNGAEYSYMATENDNLASVKLFTDKCGYSKFRTPSILVNPVYAHKIKVSPNVTVIPLTPSEAVILYRNRFSTTEFFPRDIDSVLKNKLSIGTFLAVPSGSYSTESWPGLYKFLLGPPYSWAVLSVWNSKEVFTLQVRGASRVKRALAKTSRVLDRALPWLNLPSIPDLFSPFGFHFLYGLGGEGPKSVKMIKALCGFAHNMALERGCAVVATEVASCEPLRFGIPHWKMLSCAEDLWCIKRLVEDYSDGSVGDWTKSVSEFSIFVDPREI, via the exons ATGGTTGATGAATCACTAACAGTAATTGTGAGAGAGTTTGATGTTAATAAAGACAGAGAAAGAGTAGAAGCAGTTGAAATGTCATGTGAGGTTGGACCCAATCATAAACTTTCTCTCTTCACCAACATGTTTGGTGACCCGATTTGCAGGGTCCGCCACTCCCCTTCTTTCCTCATGCTG GTAGCTGAAATTGGCGAAGAGATAGTGGGAATGATAAGAGGATGCATCAAAACCGTTACATGCGGTAAAAAGCTCTCaagaaaatcaaaacaataCAACATCACCACTCACACTAATCAAATTCCAATATACACCAAACTCGCTTACATATTAGGCCTTCGCGTTTCTCCTAATCAAAG GAGAATGGGAATAGGGTTGAAGCTTGTGAACGAAATCGAAGCTTGGTTTAGAAAAAATGGTGCTGAATATTCTTACATGGCAACGGAAAACGATAATTTAGCGTCCGTTAAACTTTTCACCGACAAATGTGGTTATTCAAAGTTCCGTACACCGTCAATTCTTGTCAACCCAGTTTACGCTCATAAAATAAAGGTTTCACCTAACGTCACTGTCATTCCGTTAACTCCTTCGGAGGCCGTTATTCTTTACCGTAACCGTTTCTCCACCACGGAGTTTTTCCCTCGGGACATTGACTCCGTTCTTAAAAACAAACTCAGTATCGGGACTTTCCTTGCCGTACCAAGTGGATCCTACAGTACCGAATCGTGGCCTGGCCTATATAAGTTTCTTTTGGGCCCACCATATTCCTGGGCCGTCTTAAGCGTTTGGAATTCTAAAGAGGTTTTCACGCTCCAGGTTCGTGGCGCGTCGCGCGTGAAGCGCGCTCTTGCAAAAACAAGCCGTGTTTTGGACCGGGCCTTGCCGTGGTTGAACTTACCGTCGATTCCGGATTTGTTTAGTCCGTTTGGGTTTCATTTTTTGTATGGGCTTGGTGGTGAAGGACCAAAATCGGTTAAGATGATTAAGGCCCTTTGTGGGTTTGCGCATAATATGGCTTTGGAACGTGGGTGTGCAGTGGTGGCTACTGAAGTTGCTTCGTGCGAACCACTTAGGTTTGGAATACCACACTGGAAAATGCTATCTTGCGCCGAggatttatggtgtattaagaGGCTTGTTGAGGATTATAGTGATGGTTCTGTTGGTGATTGGACTAAGTCTGTTTCTGAATTCTCCATTTTTGTGGATCCCagagaaatttaa